Proteins encoded by one window of Torulaspora delbrueckii CBS 1146 chromosome 2, complete genome:
- the RAD26 gene encoding DNA-dependent ATPase RAD26 (similar to Saccharomyces cerevisiae RAD26 (YJR035W); ancestral locus Anc_1.459) has translation MDGGESQLHDLGVNVLDQSFLEQKIEKNAESFINGQQLEQEESRLERAKNALSKCKLKRDLIRRKLNNATRISVKQELRQQIEDIEAIEIPPLLKDVQDIKERIKGLKQSSGTTQGTNEGQGRRPEESERDFLIRTGKLTAFGSKAGFSIDEPEIKREDVVNVVKEEGLEMAEEQMIENLTGESTDENDQLDDDYVESKIEQDSDGSPESFTLRPGETKDDGDELYYQQRLRRWIRQRSSGRSNDTHPDLPEWRKPHPHIADAKLNDDFKIPGDIFSLLFNYQKTCVQWLYELYQQKCGGIIGDEMGLGKTIQVIAFLAALHHSDMLDGPVLIVCPATVMKQWCNELHHWWPPLRAVILHAIGSGMGNKKSIAEEDLEGLIMSSDPSQFSYEDFNNSAKVKGKLESNNNMQSLVDKVVNDGHILITTYVGLRIHRDILLNVNWGYAVLDEGHKIRNPDSDISLTCKRLKTHHRIILSGTPIQNNLNELWSLFDFIFPGKLGTLPVFQQQFVQPISMGGYANATNVQVQAGYKCAVALRDLISPYLLRRVKADVAKDLPEKKEMVLFCKLTQFQRKKYLEFLHSKELDQIKTGKRQVLFGIDILRKICNHPDLLDREEKRHQASYGDPKRSGKMQVVKQLLLLWHKQHHKTLLFTQSRQMLDILEEFVSFKDESLSGLKFLRMDGTTNISTRQSLVDEFNNGDYDVFLLTTRVGGLGVNLTGANRIIIFDPDWNPSTDMQARERAWRIGQKREVSIYRLMVTGSIEEKIYHRQIFKQFLTNKILSDPKQKRFFKVNELQDLFSLGGESGHAIEELEEEVQKHTNSLKSSKTEESDDFEQVVGMAGVSKLESFYSGKESKEQSQTEDERLIEGLLGESNLENAATHEALVDAHAKSSTAIVEKEAKKIADDALDALRKSRKAAKKFSIGTPTWTGKFGQAGKVAKKTRKSKTPQLTGSSAILANLRNAQQQAKKLPAQSTAFGENESGASETLLRKLQVFLNNRPDFFAPSLDVIEHAGVQLKDREETVKVRALLKSIASFNKDRKGWVLNEEFRDDPL, from the coding sequence ATGGATGGAGGCGAAAGTCAGTTGCATGACCTGGGGGTTAATGTATTGGATCAAAGCTTTCTCGAGCAAAAGATCGAGAAAAATGCagaaagtttcatcaacgGGCAACAACTGGAACAGGAAGAGAGCAGATTGGAAAGAGCCAAGAATGCTTTGTCAAAATGCAAACTCAAGCGGGATCTAATACGAAGAAAGCTCAATAACGCTACTAGAATATCCGTGAAGCAGGAATTAAGgcaacaaattgaagatatcgaGGCGATTGAAATTCCACCGTTGCTTAAGGACGTTCAGGacattaaagaaagaatcaaagGACTGAAGCAATCCAGTGGTACAACCCAAGGAACAAATGAAGGCCAAGGAAGGAGGCCTGAGGAATCGGAAAGAGATTTTCTCATCAGAACTGGTAAGTTGACAGCGTTTGGATCGAAAGCAGGCTTCTCGATAGATGAACCTGAGATAAAGCGTGAAGACGTTGTTAATGTTGTTAAAGAAGAGGGCTTGGAGATGGCCGAGGAACAAATGATCGAAAATCTGACTGGAGAATCTACAGACGAGAACGACCAATTGGACGATGATTATGTGGAATCTAAGATAGAACAAGACAGTGACGGAAGTCCTGAATCATTCACTTTAAGGCCAGGTGAAACGAAggatgatggtgatgaacTATACTACCAGCAAAGACTACGAAGATGGATTCGACAGCGTTCCAGTGGTCGCTCAAATGACACACATCCTGATCTCCCAGAATGGCGTAAACCTCATCCCCATATAGCCGATGCAAAACTaaatgatgatttcaagatacCAGGCGATATATTTTCGCTATTGTTCAACTATCAGAAGACATGCGTTCAATGGCTTTATGAATTATATCAGCAAAAATGTGGAGGCATAATTGGTGACGAAATGGGGTTGGGAAAGACTATTCAGGTCATAGCCTTCTTGGCTGCACTGCATCATTCTGATATGCTTGATGGACCCGTACTAATTGTTTGTCCAGCGACTGTCATGAAACAGTGGTGCAATGAACTCCATCATTGGTGGCCTCCTCTGAGAGCGGTTATATTACATGCAATTGGATCAGGAATGGGAAACAAAAAAAGTATTGCAGAAGAAGACCTTGAGGGACTGATCATGTCATCTGACCCGAGTCAGTTCTCATACGAGGATTTCAATAATTCAGCTAAGGTAAAGGGCAAGCTAGAgtccaacaacaacatGCAGTCCCTTGTCGACAAAGTTGTTAACGATGGACACATTTTAATAACCACCTATGTTGGGTTACGAATTCATAGAGACATTCTGTTGAACGTAAATTGGGGATACGCTGTATTAGATGAAGGGCACAAAATCAGGAACCCTGACTCGGATATTTCCCTGACCTGTAAAAGGCTGAAGACACATCATCGAATCATACTCTCGGGGACGCCCATTCAAAATAACTTGAATGAGTTATGGTCTCTTTTTGACTTTATATTCCCTGGTAAGCTAGGAACATTGCCCGTTTTCCAACAGCAATTTGTTCAACCGATTAGCATGGGAGGCTACGCCAACGCGACTAATGTTCAAGTGCAGGCGGGCTATAAATGTGCAGTAGCCCTGAGAGATTTAATCTCTCCCTATTTGCTACGACGAGTAAAAGCAGATGTGGCAAAGGATTTACctgaaaagaaagagatggtATTATTTTGTAAACTAACTCAGTTTCAGCGAAAGAAATACCTTGAATTTTTGCATTCTAAAGAGCTTGATCAGATCAAGACTGGGAAACGACAGGTTCTTTTTGGTATTGATATCTTGAGAAAGATATGTAATCATCCAGATCTACTTGATAGGGAAGAGAAAAGACACCAAGCTTCGTATGGAGACCCTAAGAGATCAGGTAAGATGCAGGTCGTGAAGCAGCTACTTCTCTTGTGGCATAAGCAGCATCATAAAACCCTATTATTCACACAGTCAAGGCAGATGTTGGACATTCTGGAAGAATTTGTCTCATTCAAGGATGAGTCACTCAGTGGCTTGAAGTTTTTGAGAATGGATGGAACTACTAACATCTCTACGAGACAGTCATTGGTGGACGAGTTCAACAACGGTGATTATGATGTTTTTCTCCTGACAACAAGGGTTGGAGGTTTGGGAGTTAATCTGACCGGCGCTAATAGGATCATAATATTCGATCCGGATTGGAACCCGTCCACTGATATGCAAGCTCGTGAAAGGGCCTGGAGAATTGGCCAAAAAAGGGAAGTGTCAATATATCGACTGATGGTCACAGGTTCAATAGAGGAGAAAATTTACCATAGACAGATTTTCAAACAGTTTTTGACAAACAAGATCCTAAGCGACCCTAAGCAGAAGCGATTCTTCAAGGTCAATGAgcttcaagatcttttctCTTTAGGTGGAGAGAGTGGTCACGCCATAGAAGAAttggaggaagaagttcaaaagCATACAAACAgcttgaagagttcaaaaACTGAGGAAAGTGACGACTTTGAACAGGTTGTTGGTATGGCTGGAGTTTCCAAATTAGAAAGCTTCTATAGTGGTAAAGAAAGCAAGGAACAATCTCAAACAGAGGATGAAAGGCTGATAGAGGGTTTATTAGGTGAGAGTAATTTGGAGAATGCAGCTACACATGAAGCACTGGTGGATGCCCATGCCAAATCATCCACCgcaattgttgaaaaggaagCGAAGAAGATAGCTGATGACGCACTTGATGCCTTGAGAAAGTCAAGAAAAGCTGCAAAAAAGTTTTCTATAGGGACTCCAACGTGGACTGGGAAGTTTGGACAAGCTGGTAAAGTCGCTAAAAAGACGAGAAAATCCAAGACCCCACAGTTGACCGGATCATCTGCCATATTAGCAAATCTAAGAAATGCCCAGCAACAAGCAAAGAAACTCCCCGCACAATCAACTGCTTTTGGCGAAAATGAATCAGGCGCTAGCGAGACTCTTCTCCGGAAGTTGCAAGTATTTCTCAACAACAGACCAGACTTCTTTGCTCCATCTTTGGATGTTATTGAGCACGCCGGAGTGCAACTAAAGGACAGAGAAGAGACGGTCAAAGTACGTGCGTTACTGAAGAGCATTGCCAGTTTCAATAAAGATAGAAAAGGATGGGTCTTAAATGAAGAGTTCAGAGATGATCCATTGTAA
- the CPR7 gene encoding peptidylprolyl isomerase CPR7 (similar to Saccharomyces cerevisiae CPR7 (YJR032W); ancestral locus Anc_1.456) produces the protein MSGNSKVYLDISIERNKIGRVVCELFGDKAPKAAKNFYHLCLGDKSVEGGEMLSYKRNYFHRVIKNFMIQGGDIVNCSAEFSKSDEAGRGGCSIYATKEELANQKDNSEVTSYGNFEDENLGEFPEAFFLAMANSGSPNTNGSQFFITTFPAPHLNGKHTIFGRVIHGKSVIRTAERCKIDSDGFPSSCIRIDDCGEWDESKDVPLYNGSNDTIGGDTFEEYPDDENSIGSEDFSAAYNAANTIKESGTLIFKKKDFKNAVFKYIKSLRYVNEYVPDEDVDKDNNLKFVTLKMKLYLNLSLALFNMQNYDGAIEYATYLLEMENVPDVDQAKAYYRRGNSYLAKKNMEKALQNYELCKHKNPDDASVAQRIDYVNDILEKRKEKRKRSLSKFFSGSS, from the coding sequence ATGAGCGGGAACTCTAAGGTTTATTTGGATATCTCAATTGAGAGGAACAAAATTGGTAGAGTGGTTTGTGAGCTATTTGGAGACAAAGCACCTAAAGCTGCTAAGAACTTTTACCATCTATGTTTGGGGGATAAATCTGTGGAGGGTGGTGAGATGCTATCTTACAAAAGAAACTATTTTCACCGTGTCATTAAGAATTTCATGATTCAGGGTGGTGATATTGTCAATTGTTCTGCAGAGTTCTCAAAGAGTGATGAGGCCGGACGAGGTGGTTGTTCGATTTATGCtacaaaggaagaattggccaACCAAAAGGATAACTCTGAAGTTACTTCGTATGGTAATTTCGAAGACGAAAACCTTGGAGAATTTCCTGAAgcattcttcttggcaatGGCAAATTCTGGTTCCCCAAACACTAATGGTTCTCAGTTCTTCATTACCACATTTCCGGCACCTCACTTAAACGGCAAGCATACGATATTTGGTCGAGTAATACATGGCAAATCCGTTATTCGTACCGCTGAACGGTGTAAGATCGACTCAGATGGATTTCCTTCCTCATGCATACGAATTGACGATTGTGGTGAGTGGGACGAGTCGAAAGATGTTCCACTATATAATGGCTCGAATGACACCATTGGCGGTGatacttttgaagaatatccCGATGATGAAAATAGCATTGGTTCTGAGGACTTCAGCGCAGCATACAATGCAGCTAACACTATTAAGGAATCCGGTactttgatcttcaagaaaaaagatttcaagaatgcGGTCTTCAAATATATCAAATCGCTACGATATGTGAACGAATACGTTCCTGACGAAGATGTGGACAAGGATAACAATCTCAAATTTGTcacattgaagatgaaactTTATTTGAACCTATCTCTTGCACTGTTCAATATGCAAAATTACGACGGAGCAATAGAATATGCCACCTATTTGCTGGAGATGGAGAATGTGCCAGACGTGGACCAGGCTAAGGCATACTACAGACGAGGAAATTCTTATTTGGCGAAAAAGAACATGGAAAAAGCCTTGCAAAATTATGAGCTGTGCAAACATAAGAATCCTGATGACGCTTCCGTGGCTCAGAGAATTGACTACGTAAATGATATACTCGAAAAGAGAAAGGAAAAGAGGAAGCGAAGCTTAAGCAAGTTTTTCTCCGGATCTTCCTGA
- the TDEL0B05340 gene encoding uncharacterized protein (similar to Saccharomyces cerevisiae YEL023C; ancestral locus Anc_1.460), protein MICQGFSQLQCHVSIAMIEKKCKNIVLCFDGTRENFGPQPITNVLKLYQMLDNNDDRAQMCYYQPGVGTEADFDPVTDVRRKFTSSHFSNITDAMFASSVDHHIVAGYLFLMEHFEPGDQIYMFGFSRGAFIARALAGMIELVGLLNRGLTGMVSMAWRIYEKWEFAEQPAQPNYNSTLAEEFRRTFSRGCEIRVRFQGLWDSVNSVGILRDRLFPCTQRSGIVDHVRHAVSLDERKGKFKQQSFAPSPNHIKDHFCAYGSLDGSQSSHSTIDCSPPSGGASASEFAVAKFNSENPSNVILASTFAHQGDTGTSVKQKSKLLEDFAPGPYDSGQASKDKAKSTSGNEIKSISGSPAVTPDLIEKWFPGDHSDVGGGWSADCATRENLSNLSMRWMIAEAFKHGVKFKPDSIHEFASKHTTIGSLFSSIHDKLSFNHGIMLGPLDDEITEACWNRTSDADSSLVTPSVTVSWFTKVLTDLRDYRRAEKLSDEEVARETYSSHCSRTSMFETFLWWILEFIPIGLRVENEAGKWRNAYIPNLGRHRYVPLDCDMHWSIFWRIKYDKRYRPTNLPTFARDLLEEFENIHVSSPTVANINTIASPLKTYPHSLEQNSVPEEHNDDALSAMQSLLRKEDLERIAVERTATKNYFKMKKAFHHWSLSSWREFPDDLKDILNENPSL, encoded by the coding sequence ATGATCTGCCAAGGATtttctcaacttcaatgCCATGTTTCGATTGCAATGATTGAGAAAAAGTGCAAAAATATAGTGCTGTGCTTTGATGGTACGCGGGAAAACTTCGGGCCACAGCCAATAACTAACGTTTTGAAACTTTATCAGATGTTAGATAATAATGATGATCGGGCACAAATGTGTTATTACCAGCCGGGTGTGGGGACTGAAGCGGACTTCGACCCTGTCACTGACGTTAGAAGAAAATTCACTTCTtctcatttttcaaatattaCTGACGCAATGTTTGCCTCGAGTGTTGATCATCATATTGTCGCAGGATATTTGTTTTTGATGGAGCATTTCGAGCCTGGCGATCAAATATATATGTTTGGTTTTTCACGTGGAGCATTCATCGCTAGAGCACTGGCTGGCATGATTGAGCTTGTTGGTCTTCTCAATCGTGGCCTTACTGGGATGGTTAGTATGGCTTGGAGGATTTACGAGAAATGGGAGTTCGCTGAGCAACCTGCGCAGCCAAACTATAACAGCACATTGGCTGAAGAGTTCAGAAGAACTTTCTCGCGAGGTTGCGAAATAAGAGTGCGTTTTCAAGGATTATGGGACTCTGTCAATTCTGTGGGGATCTTGAGAGATAGATTGTTTCCTTGCACTCAAAGAAGTGGAATTGTCGACCATGTTAGACATGCGGTCTCTCTAGATGAAAGAAAGGGCAAGTTTAAGCAGCAATCCTTCGCGCCAAGCCCTAACCATATTAAAGATCATTTTTGCGCTTATGGTAGCTTGGATGGCTCTCAATCCAGCCACTCAACAATCGATTGTAGCCCCCCTTCAGGTGGGGCTAGTGCATCAGAGTTTGCTGTAGCGAAATTTAACAGTGAAAATCCTTCCAATGTGATTCTGGCTTCTACTTTCGCACACCAAGGTGATACCGGCACCTCAGTTAAGCAAAAGAGCAAACTATTAGAAGATTTCGCACCTGGCCCCTACGATTCGGGTCAGGCATCTAAAGATAAAGCTAAAAGTACCTCCGGCAACGAAATTAAGTCAATCAGCGGGTCTCCAGCGGTCACACCAGATCTTATAGAGAAGTGGTTTCCTGGCGATCATTCTGACGTTGGAGGCGGCTGGAGTGCTGATTGTGCAACAAGAGAAAACCTATCGAACTTATCAATGCGTTGGATGATCGCCGAAGCTTTTAAACACGGAGTGAAATTCAAACCTGACTCTATACATGAATTTGCCTCCAAACATACTACTATTGGGTCTTTGTTCTCCTCGATTCACGACAAGCTCAGCTTTAACCATGGAATCATGCTTGGACCAttagatgatgaaataaCAGAGGCATGTTGGAACAGAACCTCTGACGCCGATTCCTCGCTGGTTACTCCTTCAGTGACTGTAAGCTGGTTCACTAAGGTTTTGACGGATCTTCGTGATTATAGGAGAGCTGAGAAGCTAAGCGACGAAGAGGTTGCTAGAGAGACCTACAGTTCCCATTGTAGCAGGACCAGCATGTTCGAAACCTTCCTATGGTGGATTTTGGAGTTTATCCCCATAGGCCTGAGAGTTGAGAACGAAGCTGGGAAATGGAGAAATGCTTACATTCCAAATCTAGGTAGACATCGCTATGTTCCCCTCGATTGCGACATGCATTGGTCAATATTTTGGCGAATAAAATATGACAAAAGGTACAGACCAACCAATCTACCAACTTTTGCAAGAGATCTACtagaagagtttgaaaatattcatGTGAGTTCTCCTACCGTGGCAAATATCAATACCATAGCTTCCCCATTAAAGACATACCCTCATAGCCTCGAACAAAACAGCGTTCCCGAAGAACACAATGATGATGCCCTAAGTGCAATGCAGTCCCTACTACGCAAAGAAGaccttgaaagaattgcagTGGAACGGACCGCTACAAAGAAttacttcaaaatgaaaaaagcatttcatcattggaGTTTGAGTTCCTGGAGAGAATTTCCTGATGATTTAAAAGATATCCTAAATGAAAATccatctttgtaa
- the RAV1 gene encoding Rav1p (similar to Saccharomyces cerevisiae RAV1 (YJR033C); ancestral locus Anc_1.457) — protein sequence MSLKFLPGRPNDTQQTSCQAQWQEMIIFAYCSGNNVIIFSNDYSRLQTIYLDTDGAAVDINPSNGFIAVAVNNFVSIYKPIHEVMKTPKWEYCCKVYHDDTRVNSICWGASNEIVVGTQYLSFWKIKDEFGEYKPVLLWNKRQPKAVYQCRISENSQLIASFGKYDHTVKLWRRISISGEQDIFNLALLPHPAPVAAIRWKKSGPTPSERDSEGSQVIYTLCSDHRFRVWSCYEMEAIRTVQQWGSIQMNENQRYCFIIDAWILNKCLGKSLSKDEDIKTEPDLVFLGTSDGHFEVHSLTGLSQCPPKPMGSKKLQSKHISYASFVKDPDYLYFAEAQPYDSSKATISVVVHDLRGVIRQSILDMGQLLNDKETEIGHLQNKFTGTNKSIQALIRSSDGEAMLTTSRFSECCVWRPQQTDRASLRLKNVIKTEVPMKLAVVHEKGQLVICFLENSKIQAWECPNDQEDKKKSFLKSEYALPPCPEPGEPILMLNTPEPQHSHERHFVAFIYRDGSIKAFKVTSYAIEPVYSDNLDISGHDIYRISTIDPVHSHFFSNRPLVSLTTENGITRTYKAIVNADEGQIKWIKDFELNTGIQDIPLIRGSSTSKLCLVHSTGKKMSLWDMKRGVLEYEETFEDTVEDIDWTSTPFGQSIVSIGFKSYALLYTQLRYDYTNNNPSYLPIEKIDITSHTDHEIGDSTWLKDGMFVVASGNQLYVKDKYFDQDDPFTHRSIGSRRILSNDILHLSSVLNGPLPVYHPQFLIQALYANKLQLVKELLLRLFLELRKLNFNSEDLANLDSNLHVESYKFSIGKDRDYPRETFPDPFPEYSDKVSVALTEQLTKMTLPYLTRHQQITLITVIGAISDITKNETVVDYNGIRFLLGVKLFLSHRKSQKELLMRDVTWALHSDNKELLMSIFDSNIVSWERAKEFKITYWSRESDLVRKFEQIAKHEFSTGDTRDPSKCAIFYLALKRKQILISLWKMSVGHPEQQKMLKFLSNDFSEARWRSAALKNAFVLLSKHRFMDAACFFLLADSLEDAANVLYKQVNDIDLAVGVCRIYEGDNGPALGSLLLQQVLPTAIMENDRWMTSFIYWKLKKQHVAIKALVTAPVNLERNAELVDKESCVNKSFLVEDPALLILYAHLRKRNIKYFMGSLEIENTLEYNCVLRVTDILRRMGCEFLALSIVKNWEFIEGNSRIEKLITSPNGNFNINSIAAEPTKTELVRPSLFDKFSDNFSSTQDSTNGKMLPENINGKTKNLLDDFMSSSGNMETSRNLLDDFSPQSTDPNTASSARNTMETYASTPSSRTTSSLEVGTKEPKSLLDDFKTDATTTERAPAKVAQTAPRNLLDDFM from the coding sequence ATGTCGttgaaatttcttccaGGCCGTCCAAATGACACGCAGCAGACTTCCTGCCAGGCTCAGTGGCAGGAAATGATAATATTCGCATATTGTTCTGGAAATAACGTCATTATCTTTTCGAATGACTATTCTCGATTGCAGACGATCTATCTCGATACAGACGGAGCTGCCGTCGATATCAATCCATCCAATGGTTTCATTGCAGTGGCTGTGAACAATTTCGTTTCCATTTACAAACCAATACATGAAGTCATGAAGACCCCGAAGTGGGAATATTGTTGCAAAGTCTATCATGACGATACCCGAGTGAACTCCATTTGCTGGGGCGCTTCCAATGAGATTGTCGTGGGAACACAGTATCTCTCATTTTGGAAAATaaaagatgaatttggGGAATATAAGCCGGTGCTTCTATGGAACAAAAGGCAACCGAAGGCAGTTTATCAATGTAGGATCTCTGAAAACTCTCAGTTGATTGCAAGTTTTGGTAAATATGACCATACAGTTAAACTATGGAGGCGTATATCGATCAGCGGGGAACAGGATATATTCAATCTAGCCTTATTGCCGCACCCAGCTCCAGTGGCTGCGATAAGGTGGAAGAAATCCGGCCCAACACCATCAGAGAGAGATTCTGAAGGATCACAAGTCATTTATACACTATGCTCCGATCATAGATTTCGTGTATGGTCATGTTACGAGATGGAAGCGATCAGAACCGTCCAGCAGTGGGGCTCTATCCAGATGAATGAGAACCAAAGATACTGTTTTATAATAGACGCGTGGATACTAAATAAGTGCCTCGGCAAGAGCTTATCGAAGGATGAAGACATCAAAACAGAGCCAGATCTAGTATTCCTTGGGACCTCAGATGGTCATTTTGAAGTCCACTCACTCACTGGTCTCTCACAATGCCCTCCAAAGCCAATGGGAAGCAAGAAATTACAGTCCAAACATATATCGTACGCTTCGTTTGTTAAGGACCCCGATTACCTTTACTTTGCTGAGGCTCAACCATATGACAGCTCGAAGGCAACAATTTCGGTTGTTGTCCATGATTTGCGGGGTGTAATCAGACAGTCAATATTAGACATGGGTCAATTGCTCAATGATAAAGAAACGGAGATCGGTCACTTACAGAACAAGTTTACGGGGACCAACAAATCCATTCAGGCACTGATTAGAAGCAGCGATGGTGAAGCAATGCTAACGACATCGAGATTTTCTGAATGCTGCGTATGGCGCCCGCAACAGACGGACAGAGCTTCTCTTCgattgaaaaatgtgaTAAAAACAGAGGTGCCGATGAAACTCGCAGTTGTACATGAAAAAGGGCAGCTGGTTATATGCTTTCTAGAAAACTCCAAAATACAAGCTTGGGAATGTCCCAACGACCAAGAagataagaagaaatcatttttgaaatcagAATACGCATTACCGCCATGCCCAGAACCGGGAGAACCAATTCTTATGCTCAATACACCAGAACCTCAGCATAGTCATGAGCGACACTTCGTCGCTTTCATATACCGCGATGGTTCAATTAAAGCCTTCAAAGTAACCTCGTATGCAATTGAGCCAGTTTACTCGGATAACCTGGACATATCAGGTCATGACATATATCGCATCTCCACAATAGATCCAGTGCACAGtcatttcttcagcaataGACCGCTAGTGTCTTTAACCACAGAAAACGGGATTACCAGGACATACAAAGCAATCGTCAATGCTGATGAGGGCCAAATCAAATGGATCAAGGACTTTGAACTAAACACAGGCATCCAGGATATCCCACTCATTAGGGGTTCATCGACTAGTAAACTGTGTTTAGTTCATTCGACGGGGAAGAAAATGTCCTTATGGGACATGAAGAGGGGCGTTTTAGAATATGAAGAGACGTTCGAAGATACTGTCGAAGACATCGATTGGACAAGCACACCTTTTGGTCAGAGTATTGTTTCTATCGGTTTTAAAAGTTACGCTCTCCTGTACACCCAGCTGAGATATGACTACACGAATAACAATCCAAGCtatcttccaattgaaaagatcgaCATAACCTCCCACACGGACCATGAAATTGGAGATTCAACGTGGTTGAAAGACGGAATGTTTGTGGTGGCCTCAGGCAACCAACTCTATGTCAAAGACAAATACTTCGATCAGGATGATCCATTCACACATCGCTCAATTGGTTCCCGAAGAATCCTCTCTAATGATATCCTCCATTTAAGCAGTGTTCTTAATGGTCCGCTACCGGTTTACCATCCCCAATTTCTCATTCAGGCGCTTTACGCTAACAAATTGCAGTTAGTGAAGGAGCTTTTGTTGAGGTTGTTCCTTGAACTGAGAAAGCTCAACTTCAACTCTGAGGACCTGGCAAATCTTGACTCCAACCTCCATGTCGAAAGCTACAAATTCTCAATCGGTAAAGATCGAGATTACCCAAGAGAAACCTTTCCTGATCCCTTTCCAGAGTATAGCGACAAAGTATCAGTGGCTCTTACAGAACAATTAACAAAAATGACGTTGCCATACCTCACTCGTCATCAACAGATAACTCTCATTACGGTGATCGGTGCGATAAGCGATATCACGAAAAATGAAACTGTTGTAGACTATAACGGAATCAGATTCTTGCTTGGAGTCAAATTGTTTTTATCTCATAGAAAGTCTCAGAAGGAGCTACTCATGAGAGATGTGACCTGGGCATTACACTCTGACAATAAAGAACTGTTGATGTCCATTTTTGACAGCAACATCGTTTCTTGGGAAAGGGCCAAGGAGTTCAAGATAACCTACTGGTCAAGAGAAAGCGATTTAGTTCGAAAATTCGAGCAAATAGCAAAGCATGAATTTTCGACAGGTGATACGAGGGACCCCAGCAAGTGCGCAATATTTTACTTGGcgttgaagagaaagcagaTTTTGATCAGCTTGTGGAAAATGTCTGTTGGTCATCCTGAGCAAcaaaagatgttgaaatttttgagcAATGACTTCTCTGAAGCCAGATGGAGGAGCGCAGCCTTAAAGAATGCCTTCGTACTGCTAAGCAAACACCGATTCATGGATGCAGCATGTTTCTTTCTGCTCGCAGATTCGTTAGAAGATGCGGCGAATGTATTATACAAACAGGTTAATGACATCGACTTGGCCGTTGGTGTATGTAGGATCTATGAGGGTGACAATGGACCAGCCCTTGGCAGCTTGCTGTTACAACAGGTATTGCCCACAGCAATCATGGAAAATGACAGATGGATGACAAGCTTCATTTACTGgaaactgaagaagcagcatGTTGCCATAAAAGCTTTAGTAACGGCCCCGGTAAACCTTGAGAGAAATGCCGAACTTGTGGATAAGGAAAGCTGCGTTAACAAATCCTTTTTAGTTGAGGATCCGGCGCTACTAATTCTCTATGCTCATTTAAGGAAGAGGAATATCAAGTATTTTATGGGTTCTTTAGAGATCGAGAACACACTTGAATACAACTGCGTTTTAAGAGTGACCGatattttgagaagaatggGCTGTGAATTTCTTGCATTATCTATCGTCAAGAACTGGGAATTCATTGAAGGTAATTCAAGGATCGAGAAGCTAATCACATCGCCAAACGGtaatttcaacatcaatTCTATTGCTGCGGAGCCAACGAAGACAGAATTGGTGAGACCAAGCTTGTTTGATAAGTTCTCCGACAATTTCTCCTCGACACAAGACTCTACAAATGGCAAAATGTTGCCAGAGAATATTAATGGTAAGACCAAAAACCTATTGGATGACTTTATGTCATCATCAGGGAACATGGAAACCAGCAGGAATTTATTAGATGACTTTTCTCCGCAATCCACTGACCCTAATACAGCCTCTTCGGCAAGAAACACGATGGAAACGTATGCTTCAACACCATCAAGTAGAACAACTTCCTCTCTAGAGGTAGGAACCAAAGAACCAAAAAGTCTcttggatgatttcaagactGATGCTACCACTACGGAAAGAGCACCGGCTAAAGTAGCACAAACGgctccaagaaatctgctGGATGATTTCATGTAA
- the PET191 gene encoding Pet191p (similar to Saccharomyces cerevisiae PET191 (YJR034W); ancestral locus Anc_1.458): MGASCKDQKKAVAVCLQRSPCVMIERNTPQQCIDDPNLSKDLPELCIAQMKAFLDCKRGMVDMTKRFTGNAPLSTGRYDQQYENLCSGDFNPREEMQKLRLLNSNQRD; this comes from the coding sequence ATGGGTGCTAGTTGCAAAGATCAGAAAAAAGCTGTAGCAGTTTGCCTGCAGAGATCTCCATGTGTGATGATCGAGAGGAATACTCCTCAGCAGTGTATCGATGATCCTAACTTGAGTAAAGACCTTCCTGAATTGTGTATAGCCCAGATGAAGGCTTTTCTGGACTGTAAGAGAGGTATGGTGGATATGACCAAGAGGTTTACAGGTAATGCTCCGCTATCTACGGGCAGATACGATCAGCAATATGAGAATCTGTGCTCTGGGGACTTTAACCCAAGGGAAGAAATGCAAAAATTGAGACTACTGAATAGCAACCAAAGGGATTAA